One Puniceicoccaceae bacterium genomic region harbors:
- a CDS encoding flagellar hook basal-body protein, protein MNIGIYNSATTLSSLERWQDATSQNIAAGNVPGYKGNQMSFESIHAGMVGLTQGSRSIQSPNMMAVSDSRFNFAAGQLQQTEVPTHVAINGEGFFKIEGEGFDYFTRDGEFHINAENQLVNKNGHRVLGPNGPITINPQLGEVSISARGEVFQGAVQSGRIAVVDTAQKDALVRMTGGFRFDPLRTDAVMQDVEDANVIQGSLEGSNINPLKEMVNLISISRAFEVNHKVIQSLDEIQAKTIEVMGATT, encoded by the coding sequence ATGAATATTGGAATCTACAACTCGGCAACCACGCTCTCATCCCTTGAGCGCTGGCAGGATGCGACTTCTCAAAACATCGCTGCCGGAAATGTGCCTGGCTACAAGGGCAATCAAATGAGTTTCGAATCCATTCACGCCGGCATGGTGGGCCTGACTCAGGGCAGTCGCAGCATCCAGTCCCCCAACATGATGGCGGTCTCCGATTCCCGTTTCAACTTTGCTGCAGGTCAACTCCAACAGACTGAAGTCCCAACCCATGTTGCCATCAACGGTGAAGGGTTTTTCAAAATTGAGGGTGAAGGATTTGACTATTTCACGCGCGATGGAGAATTCCACATCAATGCGGAAAACCAGCTCGTAAACAAAAACGGACACCGCGTTCTCGGACCCAACGGTCCGATCACCATCAACCCCCAACTCGGAGAAGTCTCCATTTCAGCTCGGGGTGAAGTCTTCCAGGGTGCCGTGCAAAGCGGTCGCATCGCTGTGGTGGACACTGCACAGAAAGACGCACTCGTGCGCATGACGGGTGGCTTTCGCTTCGATCCGCTCCGCACAGATGCTGTAATGCAGGATGTCGAGGATGCCAACGTGATTCAAGGCAGCCTGGAGGGAAGCAACATCAACCCACTCAAGGAAATGGTAAATCTGATCAGCATTTCCCGCGCCTTTGAAGTCAATCACAAGGTCATCCAAAGTCTGGATGAAATCCAGGCCAAAACCATTGAAGTGATGGGTGCCACCACCTGA
- the flgA gene encoding flagellar basal body P-ring formation chaperone FlgA — protein sequence MKHNPSDFRLEATTLRSLVSVLCFSLLCGTFAGADEWSAEKLLASVMIEDLVKAKPTPTKAANTASLSSPEQAASTVTQSDSEPKPAHLLNERSVLGELRHQLASHFSLQEDFRIYFDKPWRDLNLEHPHWELVVTSFPPQGLRSRFYLSFEIWVAGKRHSTWQESVRCELWTDAYVATQRLDRGSRLHSDLVTVKPVDRLSLYQGVVEPGTKLDDYLLNNGVKAGEPLFWNDLKERPLIEKNALIDVVAEEGALKVTLKAKALETGVKGQIIRIRNLQSFNDIQAEVIGVNQAKVYF from the coding sequence ATGAAGCACAACCCATCTGATTTCCGACTCGAAGCCACAACGCTCCGATCCCTGGTGTCCGTGCTCTGCTTCAGTTTGCTCTGCGGAACATTCGCAGGCGCGGATGAGTGGTCTGCGGAAAAACTGCTCGCGTCCGTCATGATCGAGGACTTGGTAAAGGCCAAACCGACCCCGACAAAAGCAGCCAATACTGCGAGCTTGTCCTCCCCGGAACAAGCCGCATCCACAGTGACTCAAAGTGATTCCGAACCCAAGCCCGCTCACTTGCTCAACGAGCGCAGCGTGCTGGGTGAGCTTCGCCACCAACTCGCAAGCCACTTCAGTCTGCAGGAGGACTTCCGCATCTATTTTGACAAACCGTGGCGGGATCTGAACCTGGAACACCCCCACTGGGAGCTGGTCGTCACTTCTTTCCCTCCACAAGGGTTGCGCAGCCGCTTTTACCTCAGCTTTGAGATTTGGGTGGCAGGCAAACGCCATTCAACCTGGCAGGAAAGCGTGCGATGCGAGCTGTGGACCGATGCTTATGTGGCCACGCAACGCCTGGATCGAGGATCGCGCCTGCACTCCGATCTGGTCACCGTGAAGCCCGTTGACCGACTCAGCCTGTATCAAGGCGTGGTCGAGCCGGGAACCAAGCTTGATGACTACCTGCTCAACAACGGAGTCAAGGCAGGAGAGCCGCTTTTCTGGAACGATCTGAAAGAGCGTCCACTCATCGAAAAAAACGCCCTCATCGACGTCGTTGCCGAAGAGGGAGCACTCAAGGTGACCCTGAAAGCCAAGGCACTGGAAACCGGGGTAAAAGGCCAGATCATCCGAATTCGTAACCTTCAATCATTCAACGACATCCAAGCCGAAGTCATCGGCGTCAATCAGGCCAAAGTCTACTTCTGA
- a CDS encoding flagellar basal body L-ring protein FlgH, with protein MKPHHPIPILQHGMMSRYASLGACGLLAVLASVANLHAESLWLKGGTERSMFSSKIAYRVGDILTISVNESIDFNSTQAMDTGSKSSALINIAGEFLNDIRIGQLEGSDVSLSDLLGGQYTTTPSAVNGSTNIVSAQIPVAVIDVLPNHNLVVEGMRHLSFAGESRYVVFQGIVRPLDIDVSTNTVASNRVANAQMEFVSTGAVGDVQRKGWFTRFVDKINPF; from the coding sequence ATGAAACCACATCACCCAATTCCCATTCTGCAACACGGAATGATGAGCCGATACGCTTCACTCGGCGCATGCGGGTTGCTGGCAGTCCTTGCCAGTGTTGCCAATCTGCATGCAGAATCCCTCTGGCTCAAGGGAGGAACCGAACGCAGCATGTTCTCATCCAAAATTGCCTACCGCGTCGGAGACATCCTCACGATCTCGGTCAATGAATCCATCGATTTCAATTCCACCCAGGCCATGGATACCGGCAGCAAATCGTCCGCGCTGATCAACATTGCCGGTGAATTTCTGAATGACATCCGCATCGGTCAGCTGGAGGGTTCCGATGTTTCCCTCTCCGATCTGCTCGGAGGGCAGTACACAACGACACCGAGCGCAGTCAACGGAAGTACCAACATTGTCTCCGCGCAAATCCCGGTAGCCGTGATCGATGTGCTGCCCAATCACAATCTGGTCGTTGAAGGCATGCGTCACCTGTCCTTTGCGGGAGAGAGTCGCTACGTTGTGTTTCAAGGCATCGTTCGCCCACTCGATATCGATGTGAGCACCAATACCGTTGCATCCAATCGTGTCGCCAATGCACAGATGGAGTTTGTTTCCACTGGAGCCGTCGGAGACGTGCAGCGCAAAGGATGGTTCACCCGCTTTGTCGACAAAATCAATCCCTTCTGA
- a CDS encoding Glu/Leu/Phe/Val dehydrogenase has protein sequence MARSRFFTSVNRYFDRAAAYTGLERGLLDQIRTCNSIIRLRFPVKDDDGSIHVVEAYRAEHSFHRLPTKGGIRFSQHVNLDETIALAALMTFKCALVGVPFGGAKGGVRVNPRTISDGFRERLTRRYTAELVRKNFIGPNVDVPAPDYGTGEREMAWIADTYQNLRMNESNPYACVTGKPVEMQGIPGRTKATGLGVYYGIRCCLEDVPEMEAAGVDPGIQGKRTIVQGLGNVGYHAASFLQREGRAIITGIAEFEGGLWNEHGLDVEEVYQYRKQHGTLEGFPNAQFIQNSAELLEYPCDLLVPAALESQITAENAHRIQAKIIAEAANGPVDEDANDILLAAGKLIIPDLYLNAGGVTVSYFEWLKNRAGVSFDRMISRHEELMKGELIDEMELLTGARVAPDQRKRLIHGPSEEEIVVAALEQTMIIAWKKITQCRRQYEIPDYRTAGFVLSIKAVAQTYKTQGIFP, from the coding sequence ATGGCACGAAGTCGATTTTTCACGAGTGTAAACCGCTACTTTGATCGAGCGGCGGCTTACACGGGGCTGGAACGCGGTCTGCTGGACCAGATACGAACCTGCAACTCGATCATTCGGTTGCGCTTTCCCGTCAAGGACGACGATGGTTCCATTCACGTGGTCGAAGCCTATCGGGCAGAGCATAGCTTTCACCGCTTGCCGACGAAGGGCGGCATACGTTTCAGCCAGCATGTGAACCTGGATGAAACTATTGCGCTCGCAGCGTTGATGACCTTCAAGTGCGCATTGGTGGGCGTCCCGTTTGGCGGTGCCAAGGGTGGGGTGCGGGTGAATCCGCGAACCATTTCCGATGGGTTTCGCGAGCGGCTGACCCGGCGCTACACAGCCGAACTGGTGCGAAAAAATTTCATCGGCCCCAACGTGGACGTGCCGGCACCGGACTATGGAACCGGGGAGCGGGAGATGGCATGGATCGCGGATACCTATCAGAATCTGCGCATGAACGAGTCGAATCCCTACGCTTGTGTGACGGGAAAACCGGTTGAGATGCAGGGAATTCCCGGGCGCACCAAGGCAACGGGATTGGGCGTGTATTACGGAATTCGGTGTTGCCTCGAAGATGTGCCGGAGATGGAGGCTGCCGGGGTAGATCCTGGAATTCAGGGCAAGCGCACGATTGTGCAGGGACTTGGGAACGTGGGGTACCACGCTGCGAGCTTTCTCCAGCGGGAAGGACGCGCGATCATTACCGGAATTGCAGAATTTGAGGGCGGTTTGTGGAACGAGCACGGACTCGATGTGGAGGAAGTGTATCAATACCGCAAGCAACACGGTACGCTTGAGGGGTTTCCCAACGCGCAGTTCATTCAGAATTCGGCTGAGTTGTTGGAATACCCCTGTGATTTACTCGTCCCGGCTGCGCTTGAGAGTCAAATCACGGCTGAGAATGCACACCGCATTCAAGCGAAAATCATTGCGGAGGCGGCGAATGGACCTGTGGATGAGGATGCCAACGACATCCTGCTGGCGGCTGGCAAGCTGATCATTCCCGATCTCTACCTGAATGCGGGCGGTGTGACGGTGTCGTATTTTGAGTGGTTGAAGAATCGAGCAGGTGTCAGTTTCGACCGCATGATTTCGCGTCATGAGGAACTGATGAAGGGGGAATTGATCGACGAGATGGAACTGCTCACAGGTGCACGTGTTGCTCCGGACCAGCGCAAGCGCCTGATCCACGGACCGAGTGAAGAGGAAATTGTCGTCGCTGCTTTGGAACAGACCATGATCATCGCATGGAAAAAGATCACGCAATGTCGTCGGCAGTATGAGATTCCGGACTATCGCACTGCCGGATTTGTGCTCTCGATCAAAGCGGTTGCGCAGACTTACAAGACCCAGGGCATCTTTCCGTAA
- a CDS encoding pyridoxal-phosphate dependent enzyme, which yields MLVSVEQLFQSILQARRRVYALAPATPLQQLRVESPQCGELFIKREDLSPIHAYKWRGSYNRMCQLSAQELERGVVCASAGNHAQGVALSASKLGTHALIFMPRSTPQMKIEAVRRLGGSAAEVVLKGGSYDEAYQLAMEAAKERNLPFIHAYDDLEVIAGQGTLADEIVMQGIGHLDRVYLQIGGGGMAAGVACWLKTYFPEVEIVGVEGVDQASMAAAVRAGEPVELDYVDVFCDGTAVRKAGVLTHSLCAQLIDRFVTVTNEEVCAAIQMLWESQRIIPEPAGAMGLAAWLNEKADLAGKRCLVVVCGANMDFGQLAWVVKHAGIGSSRRKFYRFFLEERAGALLELLQHFPDEVNIVEFQHGLTAGPIVAPVIGIDATPLQLVQLEQRLHELDIRFEDATHDEDVEFRIIHYEASLFQRPVFVRIEFHERPGALSSFLQRNCRKASIIYFNYGYTGERVGRALIGFDFAEEGARAEFIAMLKRKDPSLRRVAELPQCALERIMGGSNPA from the coding sequence ATGCTCGTGTCGGTCGAACAGCTCTTTCAGTCCATTCTACAGGCGCGGCGCAGGGTGTACGCACTTGCTCCCGCAACTCCGCTGCAACAGCTCAGGGTAGAGTCGCCGCAGTGTGGAGAACTCTTCATCAAGCGTGAAGACCTCTCTCCCATTCACGCATACAAATGGCGCGGTTCCTACAATCGCATGTGCCAGCTTTCAGCGCAGGAGCTGGAGCGCGGAGTGGTCTGTGCTTCCGCTGGCAATCATGCCCAGGGAGTCGCGCTTTCCGCGAGCAAACTGGGAACGCATGCGCTCATCTTCATGCCGCGATCGACACCCCAAATGAAAATTGAAGCCGTGCGCAGGCTGGGCGGGAGTGCGGCGGAAGTCGTGCTCAAGGGTGGATCCTATGATGAGGCCTATCAGTTGGCAATGGAAGCGGCGAAAGAACGCAATCTGCCATTCATTCATGCTTATGATGACCTGGAGGTGATTGCGGGACAAGGCACGCTTGCAGATGAGATCGTGATGCAGGGCATTGGTCATCTCGACCGGGTCTACCTGCAAATTGGTGGTGGGGGGATGGCTGCCGGAGTGGCGTGCTGGTTGAAAACCTATTTCCCAGAGGTGGAAATTGTGGGCGTCGAAGGGGTGGATCAGGCCTCGATGGCGGCGGCAGTGCGGGCCGGAGAGCCCGTCGAACTCGATTATGTGGATGTATTTTGTGACGGCACGGCCGTGCGCAAAGCGGGGGTGCTCACGCATTCGCTCTGCGCACAATTGATTGATCGTTTTGTGACAGTCACCAACGAGGAGGTGTGTGCTGCGATCCAGATGCTGTGGGAATCCCAACGCATCATTCCCGAGCCTGCTGGCGCGATGGGACTGGCGGCCTGGCTCAATGAAAAAGCGGATCTGGCGGGCAAACGCTGTCTGGTTGTGGTCTGTGGAGCGAACATGGACTTTGGTCAACTGGCATGGGTCGTGAAACATGCTGGCATCGGCTCCTCCCGCCGCAAGTTCTACCGCTTTTTTCTCGAGGAGCGGGCGGGTGCTTTGCTCGAACTGCTGCAGCACTTTCCCGACGAGGTGAACATTGTGGAGTTTCAGCATGGATTGACGGCGGGTCCAATCGTCGCACCGGTGATCGGGATTGATGCGACTCCACTGCAGCTCGTGCAGCTTGAACAACGTCTTCATGAACTCGACATTCGCTTTGAGGATGCGACGCATGATGAGGATGTTGAGTTTCGCATCATTCACTATGAAGCGTCTTTGTTTCAGCGACCCGTGTTTGTGCGAATTGAGTTTCATGAGCGTCCGGGGGCATTGAGTTCCTTTCTCCAGCGCAATTGCCGAAAGGCGAGCATCATCTACTTCAACTACGGGTACACGGGTGAACGTGTTGGGCGGGCACTGATCGGATTTGACTTTGCGGAAGAGGGTGCGCGCGCGGAATTTATAGCAATGCTCAAACGAAAGGACCCCTCCCTGCGCCGGGTTGCTGAGCTGCCACAGTGCGCGCTGGAACGCATCATGGGCGGTTCGAACCCGGCTTGA
- a CDS encoding flagellar basal body P-ring protein FlgI has translation MHPRRIQFMLSLLLALILAGTLEASRIKDLTQVEGARSNQLIGYGIVVGLAGDGDSQLSYTVQSVSNFLKRFGVVVDPGTIQGDNMAAVMITAEIGPFARPGSRIDVTVSSIGDADSINGGVLLQTPLVGADDVVYAVAQGPIAVGGFLEGVGGPGGATVQKNHPTVGTISSGAIVERRIPTSILQGDRISLTLLHPDFTTAARISRAINELFPGIARAEDGASVSVRLPNQFMGQETNFIAAIGSIEATPDTPAKVVINERTGTIVATNQVRVSRVAISHGAITITIASNLDAIQPNAFGEGETAILPDTDVNVIEVQGGFEIIEEYPSIERLTNALNALGVTTREMMSIFQTLKQAGALQAELVIQ, from the coding sequence ATGCATCCACGTCGCATTCAGTTCATGCTTTCCCTGCTGCTCGCCCTGATTCTGGCAGGAACTCTGGAAGCCTCCCGCATCAAGGATTTGACGCAGGTGGAAGGAGCACGCTCGAATCAACTGATCGGCTATGGAATTGTGGTCGGTCTGGCGGGCGATGGCGACAGCCAGCTCAGCTACACCGTACAAAGTGTATCCAATTTTCTCAAACGCTTTGGCGTCGTGGTCGATCCCGGAACCATTCAAGGTGACAACATGGCAGCCGTCATGATCACTGCGGAAATTGGACCCTTTGCGCGCCCGGGTTCCCGAATCGATGTCACAGTATCGTCGATCGGTGACGCTGATTCCATCAACGGAGGCGTGCTGCTGCAAACTCCTTTGGTGGGGGCCGACGACGTGGTCTATGCCGTTGCGCAGGGACCCATCGCGGTCGGTGGTTTTCTGGAAGGTGTAGGCGGTCCCGGTGGAGCCACCGTGCAGAAAAACCACCCCACCGTGGGCACCATCAGCAGTGGTGCCATCGTCGAGCGCCGCATCCCGACATCCATCCTTCAGGGCGACCGCATCAGTCTGACGCTGCTGCACCCGGATTTCACCACCGCTGCCCGCATCTCCCGTGCCATCAACGAATTGTTTCCCGGAATCGCCCGCGCTGAGGATGGTGCATCCGTTTCGGTGCGGTTGCCAAATCAGTTCATGGGCCAGGAAACCAACTTTATTGCGGCCATTGGATCGATTGAGGCAACTCCGGACACACCCGCAAAAGTGGTAATCAACGAACGCACGGGCACGATTGTCGCAACGAACCAGGTGCGCGTCTCAAGGGTTGCCATCAGTCACGGGGCCATCACGATCACCATCGCCTCGAATCTCGATGCCATCCAACCCAATGCGTTTGGCGAAGGAGAAACCGCGATTTTACCCGATACCGATGTCAACGTGATCGAAGTTCAGGGCGGATTTGAAATCATCGAGGAATACCCGTCCATCGAACGTCTCACAAACGCACTCAACGCACTCGGTGTGACCACGCGCGAAATGATGTCCATCTTTCAAACTCTCAAGCAGGCAGGTGCACTGCAGGCCGAATTGGTTATCCAGTAA
- a CDS encoding alpha-amylase family glycosyl hydrolase, with protein sequence MKPTVPFLKSAFLALGFVIPYTSIQTFLHADAPCSDSNPNAFYGTLEPFASEAIYFLLLDRFVDGDPSNNHEDQGGAFPTWDQKLIGPDGQEANIGYLGGDFQGIVNNLDYIREMGFTAIWTTPIMDNPDEHFSGGEAIEFGGAFRDGGKTGYHGYWASNYFVEDEHWVSPKLDFETYANTLHDNGFKVVFDIVTNHGSPSFSMPVDQPKFGELYDGQGNLVADHQNLHPSELDASNALHAFFHPYEDILQLSNLDDTHPDVMQYFIDAYLGWIEKGADAFRIDTIRHVPHRFWKQFADTIRSYHPGFYMFGESYAYDANFIAQHTLPKNGGVSVLDFPGRAAMIEVFEAPDKGFEELAAYLHLTHGPYTNPYDLVTFYDNHDMERMNASDEGFINAHNWLFTSRGIPCVYYGSEMGFMRGTAEHAGNRNYFGQERIDQATHHPIRRELARIAHIRKKLVALQRGIQVNVKLEGHTAVFYRVYHHDEIQQTVLVLLNKGYSPIEEEVTEMLQPGLWTNIETGQTQHTSTNLGLKATVPANSFSIWVHHGSLRQPDLIEQLRYAMQHR encoded by the coding sequence ATGAAACCGACTGTCCCCTTTCTGAAATCCGCATTCCTGGCCCTTGGGTTCGTCATCCCATACACCTCCATCCAGACTTTTCTTCATGCGGATGCACCTTGTAGCGATTCCAATCCAAACGCCTTTTATGGTACGCTCGAACCCTTTGCATCCGAAGCGATCTACTTTCTTCTGCTCGACCGTTTTGTGGACGGCGATCCTTCCAACAATCACGAAGATCAGGGAGGAGCCTTTCCAACTTGGGACCAGAAGTTAATCGGTCCGGATGGACAGGAAGCCAACATCGGCTATCTCGGAGGGGATTTTCAGGGCATCGTCAACAACCTCGACTACATTCGTGAAATGGGCTTCACCGCGATCTGGACCACTCCGATCATGGACAATCCCGATGAGCATTTCAGTGGGGGAGAAGCGATTGAATTTGGAGGGGCATTTCGCGACGGTGGCAAGACAGGCTACCACGGCTACTGGGCAAGCAATTACTTTGTGGAAGATGAGCATTGGGTCTCGCCCAAACTTGATTTTGAGACCTACGCCAATACGTTACACGATAACGGGTTCAAGGTCGTCTTTGATATCGTCACCAATCACGGATCTCCCTCCTTCAGCATGCCAGTGGACCAGCCCAAATTCGGCGAACTCTACGATGGACAGGGAAATCTCGTCGCCGATCATCAAAATCTGCATCCATCTGAACTCGATGCTTCCAATGCATTGCACGCATTCTTTCATCCCTACGAGGACATCCTGCAGCTTTCCAATCTGGACGACACCCACCCGGATGTCATGCAATATTTCATCGATGCCTACCTGGGCTGGATCGAAAAGGGAGCAGACGCCTTTCGCATCGATACCATCCGACATGTGCCACATCGCTTTTGGAAGCAGTTTGCCGACACGATTCGCAGCTACCACCCAGGTTTCTACATGTTTGGTGAGAGCTATGCCTATGATGCCAACTTCATTGCACAGCACACCCTGCCCAAAAATGGAGGGGTCAGCGTGCTCGATTTCCCGGGCAGAGCCGCGATGATCGAGGTATTTGAAGCCCCGGACAAGGGATTCGAGGAACTCGCCGCCTACCTGCACCTCACCCACGGTCCCTACACCAATCCCTATGATCTGGTGACATTCTACGACAACCACGACATGGAGCGCATGAATGCCAGTGATGAGGGCTTCATCAATGCGCACAACTGGCTCTTCACCTCACGCGGTATTCCCTGTGTGTATTACGGCTCCGAGATGGGTTTTATGCGTGGAACTGCCGAACACGCGGGCAATCGCAACTATTTCGGACAGGAACGCATTGATCAGGCAACGCATCATCCCATTCGAAGGGAGTTGGCACGCATCGCCCACATTCGGAAAAAACTCGTTGCCCTGCAGCGTGGTATTCAGGTTAACGTGAAGCTGGAGGGTCATACTGCCGTGTTTTACCGAGTGTACCATCACGACGAGATACAACAAACTGTACTCGTGCTGCTGAACAAAGGGTATTCACCCATCGAAGAAGAGGTCACCGAAATGCTGCAACCCGGTCTGTGGACCAATATCGAAACCGGACAGACCCAACACACCTCGACAAACCTTGGATTGAAAGCAACTGTGCCGGCGAACAGTTTCAGCATCTGGGTGCATCACGGAAGCCTCCGCCAGCCCGATCTCATTGAACAACTACGCTACGCAATGCAGCACCGTTGA
- a CDS encoding flagellar protein FlgN codes for MSNTQAATLNWEPLVQSLRMELQEYGGLSVLIEKQQRAILDRNMSDYMAIAEEIETQAAATMGLRAEREQRVRQFAEHFGQPVDTELSRLVEHFPSDAQPLLRALVEEINNQIGKSNRRAKQNHMLLARAMQYTYELLQQVSPQSQVKTYSKMGKTSIKPYAGSTTVHASA; via the coding sequence ATGAGTAACACGCAAGCTGCCACACTGAATTGGGAACCGTTAGTCCAGTCCCTGCGGATGGAACTCCAGGAATATGGAGGCCTTTCGGTGCTGATCGAAAAACAACAGCGCGCCATCCTGGATCGCAACATGTCCGACTACATGGCGATCGCAGAGGAAATCGAAACCCAGGCAGCCGCCACGATGGGGCTGCGGGCCGAACGCGAGCAGCGCGTTCGGCAGTTCGCCGAGCATTTTGGCCAGCCCGTTGATACCGAACTGAGCCGTCTGGTGGAGCATTTCCCGAGCGATGCCCAGCCCTTGCTTCGCGCACTGGTTGAAGAGATCAACAACCAGATCGGAAAATCAAACCGGCGGGCCAAACAAAACCACATGCTGCTGGCTCGTGCGATGCAATACACCTACGAATTGCTCCAGCAGGTCAGTCCACAGTCCCAGGTGAAAACCTACAGCAAAATGGGCAAAACCAGTATCAAACCCTACGCCGGTAGTACCACCGTGCACGCATCCGCCTGA
- the flgG gene encoding flagellar basal-body rod protein FlgG produces the protein MNLSLYSAASGMDAQQYNLNTISNNIANVNTTGFKRSKAEFQDLLYQNTKQAGADAGAGNVTPTSVEMGNGSQIVSTSKIFTQGQLTETGGELDIAIQGDGFFQIQLNDGSLAYTRDGAFKVDGNGQVTTSTGLPVQNFPPIPNGTIQVTISQTGEVTTDDGTNQNQAGRIQLVRFVNPAGLESLGGNLFAETNASGTPETGTIGQNGFGFVRQGYLEMSNVNVVQEMVNMIVAQRAYEINSKSIQTSDDMLRQIATLKR, from the coding sequence ATGAATCTGTCACTCTACTCAGCCGCTTCGGGAATGGATGCTCAGCAGTACAATCTGAACACGATCTCGAACAACATTGCCAACGTCAATACCACGGGATTCAAGCGCAGCAAAGCTGAGTTTCAGGATTTACTCTATCAGAATACGAAGCAGGCGGGTGCCGATGCAGGAGCGGGTAACGTCACACCCACTTCCGTTGAAATGGGCAACGGCAGTCAAATTGTATCCACATCCAAAATTTTCACTCAGGGTCAGCTCACCGAAACGGGAGGCGAATTGGATATCGCGATCCAGGGGGATGGTTTCTTTCAAATACAACTCAATGATGGCAGCCTCGCCTACACACGGGACGGTGCCTTCAAAGTGGATGGAAACGGTCAGGTAACGACCAGCACCGGCCTGCCGGTGCAGAATTTCCCGCCCATTCCCAACGGCACGATTCAAGTCACCATCTCCCAGACTGGCGAGGTGACCACGGATGATGGAACCAACCAGAACCAGGCAGGCAGAATCCAGCTCGTGCGTTTTGTCAACCCGGCCGGGCTGGAGAGCCTCGGGGGCAATCTTTTCGCCGAAACCAATGCCAGTGGCACTCCGGAAACCGGAACCATCGGACAGAACGGTTTTGGCTTTGTGAGACAGGGATATCTGGAAATGTCCAATGTGAACGTCGTTCAGGAGATGGTGAACATGATCGTCGCCCAGCGTGCGTACGAGATCAATTCCAAGTCCATTCAAACCTCCGATGACATGCTGCGGCAGATTGCGACCCTGAAGCGATAA